A genome region from Hymenobacter chitinivorans DSM 11115 includes the following:
- a CDS encoding glycoside hydrolase family 43 protein yields MSATYQNPILDEDFPDPTIIRAADGYYYAYGTQTKYQGRIINLQVARSRDLVQWELLPDALPQKPQWASATQKIWAPHVTEHAGRYYLYYSALPNGTDTYCLAVATAETPAGPFTDIGQPLQCGPGFLNIDPMVFDDPATGKCLLYWGSGFGPLLVRELAPDRISFAEGSQVKELVQPVPDDDPANYQRLLEGSWVVLREGWYFLFYSGNNCCGDDAHYGVMVARSRHATGPFETLSQATRQGHSIILETNQHWRAPGHNSIVTDAAGQDWLAYHAIDPQQPTFDAIDDAQGYSRRVMLLDRIEYHQGWPRMANAAAPSRTPQPAPVAE; encoded by the coding sequence ATGTCCGCTACCTATCAAAACCCCATTCTCGACGAGGATTTCCCCGACCCCACCATTATTCGAGCCGCCGATGGCTACTACTACGCCTACGGCACCCAAACCAAATATCAAGGCCGCATCATCAACCTGCAGGTGGCCCGCTCCCGCGACCTGGTGCAGTGGGAGCTGTTGCCCGATGCCCTGCCCCAAAAGCCGCAGTGGGCGTCGGCCACTCAAAAAATCTGGGCGCCCCACGTCACCGAGCACGCCGGCCGCTACTACCTCTACTACTCGGCCCTGCCCAACGGCACCGATACCTACTGCCTGGCCGTGGCCACCGCCGAAACGCCCGCCGGACCCTTCACCGATATTGGCCAGCCCCTGCAGTGTGGCCCGGGCTTTCTGAACATCGACCCGATGGTATTTGACGACCCGGCCACGGGCAAGTGCCTGCTCTACTGGGGCTCGGGCTTCGGGCCACTGCTGGTGCGCGAGCTGGCCCCCGACCGGATTTCGTTTGCCGAGGGCAGCCAGGTGAAAGAGCTGGTGCAGCCCGTGCCCGATGATGACCCTGCCAACTACCAGCGCCTGCTCGAAGGCAGCTGGGTGGTGCTGCGCGAGGGCTGGTATTTCCTGTTTTACTCGGGCAACAACTGCTGCGGCGACGATGCCCACTACGGCGTGATGGTGGCCCGCTCCCGCCACGCCACCGGCCCTTTCGAAACCCTGTCCCAGGCCACCAGGCAGGGCCACAGCATTATCCTGGAAACCAACCAGCACTGGCGCGCCCCCGGCCACAACTCCATCGTAACCGACGCGGCCGGGCAGGACTGGCTGGCCTACCACGCCATCGACCCGCAGCAGCCCACCTTCGACGCCATCGACGACGCGCAGGGCTACTCCCGCCGCGTGATGCTGCTCGACCGAATCGAGTACCACCAGGGCTGGCCCCGCATGGCCAATGCCGCCGCCCCGTCGCGCACGCCCCAGCCCGCCCCCGTGGCAGAGTAA
- a CDS encoding DUF2911 domain-containing protein — MKNFRPLLPLTLLLVSLLSASLSWAQTTTTTPAAPAAKPAPASPAATATGKIGGANVTIKYSSPSVKGRQIYGGLVPYGQVWRAGANEATTVEFSKDVMVQGKKLPAGTYAFFVIPTEKDWTVIFNKTAKQWGAFKYDEKQDALRVTATPRKTTAPAESLAYDVTKDGIVLRWENLELPVAIK, encoded by the coding sequence ATGAAAAATTTCCGCCCGCTGCTCCCCCTGACTTTGCTGCTCGTGAGCCTGCTCTCGGCTTCCCTCAGCTGGGCCCAGACGACCACGACGACGCCCGCAGCTCCCGCGGCCAAACCCGCTCCCGCCAGCCCCGCTGCCACGGCTACCGGCAAGATTGGCGGCGCCAACGTAACCATCAAGTACAGCAGCCCCAGCGTGAAAGGCCGGCAGATCTACGGCGGGCTGGTGCCCTACGGCCAGGTGTGGCGGGCCGGTGCCAACGAGGCTACCACCGTCGAATTCAGCAAGGACGTGATGGTGCAGGGCAAAAAGCTGCCCGCCGGCACTTACGCCTTCTTCGTCATCCCGACCGAAAAGGACTGGACCGTCATTTTCAACAAGACGGCCAAGCAGTGGGGTGCTTTCAAGTACGATGAAAAGCAGGACGCGCTGCGCGTAACCGCCACCCCGCGCAAAACCACTGCCCCGGCCGAAAGCCTGGCCTACGACGTGACCAAAGATGGCATCGTGCTGCGCTGGGAAAACCTGGAGCTGCCCGTGGCCATCAAGTAG